GTAGCCGATAGATTTGCTTGCCGCTATCAAAGTTAAGGCCAGAAAACGTACTGGTTTCTACATACGAATCCTGACTCGAAAAGCCCAGTCGAGGATCAGGAGCACCATCAAAGGAGAAGTCTTCACCTAAAACGAGATAATAGACTTTGCCTTTTTTGACAATTTCAACCTTTCCACTCACGGTATGGTCGCTTTCCCCTGTAAAGGTGGCCGATTCAACT
The genomic region above belongs to Acaryochloris sp. CCMEE 5410 and contains:
- a CDS encoding DM13 domain-containing protein; translated protein: MITKSLITAAAILIVTPTFAWAADILEGATVVESATFTGESDHTVSGKVEIVKKGKVYYLVLGEDFSFDGAPDPRLGFSSQDSYVETSTFSGLNFDSGKQIYRLPATLDISNFDEVTIWCEKFGVPLAEAKF